GCTCTGGCTGGTCAACTGGGCCGATTCCAGCCAGCGCACCTTGCTGGAGACGGGCTTCGTCGGCGAGGTGAAGCGCAGCGACATGAATTTCACCGCCGAGGTCCGGGGTCTCGGCAAGGCCTTCGACGAGGAGCGCGGCAGGCTCTACACCGCGAGTTGCTCGGCCGACCTTGGCGATGTCCGTTGCGGGGTCATGCCGGGCTCGTCAGCGGCAACAGTCGCTGCAACGGATGGGCGGCTCTCGCTCACTGCGCCGGCACTTTCGGGTTATGCCGACGGCTACTTCGGCGGGGGCCGGCTGGTCTTTAGCGCGGGGAGCAACACCGGCTTTGCCACCGAGATCCGCAGCCACCGCGACGACGGCGGCGCGGTCGTCTTGCAACTCTGGCAGGCTGCGCCGCAGCCGATCGTCGTCGGCGACGTCTTCACGGCCCAGGCCGGCTGCGACAAGCGCTTCACCACCTGTCGCAACAAATTCGGCAACGGCGTCAACTTCCGCGGCTTTCCGCATCTGCCCGGGAACGACTTCATCATCGGCGGCGCCGGTGCGGATGATCCCGGCGCGGGTCCGTTCGACGGCGGGAGTCTGTTCCTATGACGGGGGCCGATACGACACGGGAGCGCATCGTCGCGGCTGCGCGCGGCTGGCTCGGGACGCCCTATCACCATCAGGCGTCGCTGCGCGCGATAGGCTGCGACTGCCTCGGTCTGGTGCGTGGTATCTGGCGCGAGCTCTATGATGGCGAACCCGAGCCGACACCCCCTATTCGCCGTACTGGGCGCAGCAGGGAACGGGCGAGACACTGGTCCTGGCGGCGGAGCGTCATCTGCGGCCTCTCGATATCGAGGCTGCACAGCCCGGCGACGTCCTGCTTTTCCGCTGGCGCCAGCATCTGCCTGCCGCGCATTGCGCCATCCTGACCGAACCCGCCCGCATCCTGCACGCCCATGACGGCGCGGCGGTCAGTGAGGTTGCCTTCACCGGCTGGTGGCGCCGCCATCTCAGCCATGCCTTCGCCTTTCCGGAGCTCGATCGCTGATGGCCACACTCGTCCTGCAGGTCGCCGGTTCGGTGCTCGGAGCGGCCGTCGGTGGACCGATCGGTGCCATGATCGGCCGCTCGCTCGGCGCCATCGCCGGTGCGAGCCTCGACCAGGGCCTGTTCGGCGGCGGCGGTGGCACACGCATTGTCGAGGGGCCGCGTCTGAAGGAGATCGACGGCCTCGCCTCGACCGAGGGCGCGCCGATCCCGCGGGTCTACGGCCGGGCGAGGCTCGGCGGCCAACTGGTCTGGGCGACGCGCTTCGAGGAGGAGGTGACGACCACGGTCACCCGGACCAAGAGCGGCGGCAAGGGCGGCCAGAAGGCGCAGAAGACCTACGAGACCACCTACAGCTACTATGCCAATCTCGCGATTGCGATCTGCGAGGGGCCGATCGCCTTCGTGCGCCGGATTTGGGCCGACGGGCGCGAGATCGACTTCAACACCGTGTCGCTGCGTATCCATCGCGGCTTCGAGAATCAGGAGGCCGATCCGCTGGTGGCCGCCAAGGAGGCGGGCGCGGCGCCGGCCTACCGCGGCACGGCCTATGTCGTGTTCGAGCGCTTTCCGCTCGCCGGCTACGGCAACCGCGTGCCGCAGTTTTCGTTCGAGGTGGTGCGCGCCGTGCCGGGTCTCGGCGAGATGATCCGCGCCGTGACGCTGATTCCCGGCGCGAGCGAGTTCATCTACCAGCCCACCCTGGTCAACCAGGAGCCCGAAGCCGGTGTCACCATCGCCGAGAACCGGCACCAGCTGCACAGCGCCACCGATATCGACGGCGCGATCATGCATCTGCTGGCACTCTGTCCTTATCTGCGGCGCATCTCCCTCGTCGTCAGCTGGTTCGGCGATGACCTGCGCGCCGGTTCCTGCACCATCGCTCCGCGCGTTGAGGTCGTCGACAAGAACACACCGGACGCGCCATGGTCGGTGGCGGGCCTCAACCGGTTGACTGCCCGGATCGTTAGCCAATCGAATGGCAGGCCTGCCTATGGCGGCACGCCCTCGGACGACAGCGTGGTCGCGTTGATCCGGCGGCTGCGCTACGTCTATGGGCTCGAGGTGGTGCTTTATCCGTTCGTGATGATGGACGTGCCGGCCGGCAACGCACTGACTGATCCGAACACCGGCAACGCCTACCAGCCGCCTTATCCGTGGCGCGGCCGTATCACCTGTTCGCCCGCTGCGGGCCGGCCAGGTTCGCCCGACGGTACGGCGACGGCTTCAAGCCAGGTCGCGAGCTTCCTCGGCTCCGCAACCGCGGCCGACTTCTCGCTGGACGGCGACAGGGTCGTCTGCGCACGGCCCGGCGAGTGGAGCTTCCGCCGCGCCGTGCTGCACGCGGCGATGCTCGCCAAGGCGGCCGGCGGGGTCGAGGGCTTCATCATCGGTTCCGAACTGGTCGGTCTGACGCGGGTGCGGGGGGCTTCCGGCTACTATCCGATGGTCAACGGGTTGGTCGCGCTCGCCGCCGAGGTTCGCGCCATCCTGCCGCCATCAACCAAATTGACCTACGCAGCCGACTGGACCGAATACGGCGCCCATGTTCGCGATGGCGGGCAGGAGGTTCGCTTTCCGCTCGACCCGCTCTGGTCGAGCCCGCATATCGACGCGATCGGCATCGACTACTATGCGCCGCTGTCGGATTGGCGCGATACGCCCGATCATGCCGATATCGGGATCGCGCGGGGCCCTGCCGATGTCGACTATCTGCGCAAGCGCCTGACCTCCGGCGAGGGCTACGATTGGTATTACGCCGACCTCTCTGGTCGCTATGCCCAGGCGCGCTTGCCGATTACGGACGGAGCCTTCGGCAAGCCCTGGGTCTTCCGGCCGAAAGATCTGCCGAACTGGTGGTTGAATTCCCATGTCGAGCGCGTCGCTGGCGCGCAGATCGGTGCAACCGGCTGGTCGCCGGGTTCCAAGCCGATCTGGCTGACCGAGATCGGCCTGCCCGCCGTGGACAAGGGCGGCAACTCGCCGAATATCTTTCCCGATCCGAAATCGATCGATGGCGGCTACCCGCATTTCTCGACGAGAGCGCGCGACGACCTCGTCCAGGCGCGTGGGCTGGAGGCGATCCTGTCCGGCTTCGACCCGGCACTCCCCGGTTTCGAGCCGCAGCGCAACCCGGTCGCACCTTCATATGGCCTGCGTATGGTCGATCCGGCCAACGCCTTCGTCTGGACCTGGGATGCCCGGCCATTCCCGGCTTTTCCCGACCTGACCTCGGTCTGGGCGGACGGGACGAACTACGATACCGGCCACTGGGTCAACGGCCGGCTCGAAGGCGTGACGCTCGACCGGTTGGTGCGCGCCATCCTGGCCGATTACGGCCTGTCGGCGCCGGACGAGCTCGCCATCGATGGCTTCGTCGACGGCTATGTCCTCGATCGGCCGATCTCCGCGCGACAGGCGCTCGAACCGCTCGCCCAGGCCTTCGGCTTCGATGCCCTCATGTCCTCCGGCAAGCTCGCCTTCCGCGGCCGCGCCGCGACCATCGCCCGCGCCTTGTCGGCAGATGACTTCGTGCTCGATCGCGATGGCCAGCCCTTCGAGCTGCGCCGCGCGCAGGAGAGCGAACTGCCACGCGAACTGCGCCTGGTCCATATCGACGGCAACGATGATTATCGTCAGGTGACCGCCCGCTCGCGGCGCCTTGCGGGGGCTGCGCGCCGGGAAAACGCCGTCGAGCTCCCAGTGGTCACGCGCCGTGCCGAGGGGCAGCGCCTCGCCGATCAGCGGTTGCAGGAGATCTGGGCGGGACGCGAGACGCTTGAACTGGAACTGTCGCCGCGCTGTGTCGATCTTGAAGCGGGCGATGTGATCTCGCTCGATGTTGCCGACCGGCCTCGCCTGTTCAGGCTGACGCGGATCAGCGACGGCCCGACCCGGCGCGCCAGTGCGCGCGCGGTCGAGCCCGCCATCTACCGCGGTGCGGCAGCAGGTGCGGCGGAGGGCGGGCGGCCTCCTAAAGTCACTCCGCGGATCGCAGGGCGGCCGGACGCCCTGATCCTCGACCTTCCAATCGTGCGCGAGGTGCCGCCGCCGCTGCAGTCGCTCGCGGCCTTCGCCGATCCCTGGCCTGGTGCACTGGCGATCTGGCGCGCTGCCGAGGGCATGCCGTTCGCATTGATGGGCGTCGTCGCAGCGCCGTCGATCATGGGCGAGACCTTGACCGAGCTCGTGCCCGGACCGCTTTGGCGGACCGATCGGCATGCCTCGGTCGAGGTTCGGCTACGGGGAGGTAGTCTTGCTTCGGTCGCTCCGGAAGCTGCGCTCGCTGGAGACAATGCGCTGGCATTCGTCAATGCTGCGGGGGAGGTCGAGATCGCCACAGCGGCGCGGGTCGAGCTGATCGGCTCGCGGACGTTCAGACTGTCGCAGATGGTGCGTGGGCTTGGCGGTTCGGAGGCCGCTGCGGCGCGAACATTGGCCCCAGGCGCGCGCGTAGTCGTGCTCGATGGCGCGGCGGTCTCGTTGACGACCAGCCTCGACGATATCGGCAGGCATGTCCGCTATCGGATCGGCCCGCCCAATGCCGATGTCGCCGCCGCTTCGATGCGTGAACTCGTCGCGACGGCCGGGACCGCTCCGTTGCGGCCGTTGGCGCCCGTACAGGTCCGGGCTCGGCGTCTGCCATCGGGCATTGCCTTGAACTGGATCCGGCGCAGCCGTTTTGGTGGCGATTCCTGGGAAACGGCCGAGGTGCCGCTCGGCGAGGATATCGAGCGCTATCGGGTGACGATCCGCGAGAGCGGCGCACCCGTCAGGACTGTCGAGGTCGATGCGCCGGCCATGGTCTATGAAGCGGCGCAGGAACTCACCGATTTCGGCAGCCCTCAGGCTACGCTCGACATCGAGCTGGCGCAGCTCAGCGTCGTCGCGGGGCCGGGTCTTCTCCGGCGTGGACTCGTCACGGTGCGCTGAGCTAGCCTCACGCTGATGTTCATGGCGCATTCACGCATACCGGGCTAGCCCATGGCGATGATGCTGCTCGACCCTAACGTCGCGATTTTCGCGTTCGTCATCGCCACTGCTTCGCCGGTGGAGACGGTCGATTCGTCGCCGCCGATCACTTGTCTGTCGGCGCAGGAAACGCGCGAAGCCGTATCGGACGGCAAGGTCATGCAGCCCGTCACGGCATCCCGCCATGCCCGCGAAGCCGCGCCCGGCGAGGTCCTGCGGATCAGGCTCTGCCGCCAGGGCGACGAGTTCGTCTATGTGGTGACGACGATGAAGCGCGACGGCCGCGTCGCCCGGGTGACGCTCGACGGCGCCTCCGGCAAGGTGGCGGATATCCGCTAGTTCCGCTATGCCGCGTTCCTGATCCGCCAATCGGAGAAAAGCCACCGTGCGATTGCTCGTCGTCGAGGACGACAAGGACCTCAACCGCCAGATCGTCAATGCGCTGGAGAACGCCGGCTATGCCGTTGACAAGGCGTTCGACGGAGAGGAGGGGCTCTATCTCGGCGAGACCGAGCCCTATGATGCGGTGATCCTCGATCTCGGCTTGCCCAAGGTCGATGGCGTCGCCGTGCTGCAGGGCTGGCGCCGGGCCGGCAAGACCATGCCGGTGCTGATCCTGACGGCACGCGATCGCTGGAGCGACAAGGTCTCGGGCTTCGACGCCGGCGCCGACGACTATGTCGTCAAGCCTTTCCATATCGAGGAGCTGCTCGCCCGCGTCCGCGCCCTGCTGCGCCGTGCCGCCGGCCACGCCACTGCCGAGCTGATCTGCGGCCCGGTCCGCCTCGACACGCGCGCCAGCCGCGTCGTCGTCGACGGCAACCCGGTCAAGCTGACCTCCCACGAATATCGCCTGCTCGCCTATCTCATGCACCATCAGGGCCGCGTGGTCTCGCGCACCGAGCTGGTCGAGCATCTCTACGATCAGGATTTCGACCGCGATTCCAACACGATCGAGGTCTTCGTCGGCCGCCTGCGCAAGAAGCTCGGCGTCGACGTCATCGAGACCGTGCGCGGCCTCGGCTATATCGCCGCCGCGAGAGCCGGATGAAACCTGAATCCGTCTCTCATCAAAGAGTTAGAGCAGGATCGATGCGAAGAACCGGTTCCCACTTTTTCGCATCCTGCTCTAGAGCCTGAGCAGCGTCATGCCGGTCACGCGGCAGCGCTTCTCGCTCGGCGCCCGGCTTTTCATCTCGGCTGCGATCTGCTGCGCGCTGGTGCTGATTCTTGCCGGCTTCGGCCTCACCACCTTCTACCGGCGCGCGGCCGAGCGCGGCTTCGACGAACGTCTCAGCGTCTATATCAAGGAGCTGGTCGCCGATCTTGCGGCCCCGCCCGAGGCCGAGCGCCAGGCGATCGGCGACCTCGGCGAGCCGCGCTTCGATCTGCCGCTCTCCGGTTGGTACTGGCAGATCATCCGGCTCGACGGCGAGCGTCCGACGATACGGACCTCGCGCTCCCTCGTCGGCGGGCAATTGCCAAAGCTGCTCGACCAGAATTTGCAGCCGAATGCTCGTGGCTTGCGCGAGAGCTATGTCTCCGGACCGGATGAACGGCGTCTGCGCGTGCTTGAGCGCGAGATCGATGTCGGCGAGGACGGTCGTTTCACCGTCGGTGTCGCGGCCCCGGCCGACGAGATCGAGGGCGATATCCGCGATTTCCGCTTTGCCCTGACGCTGACCTTCCTGTTCCTCGGCCTCGCTCTGGTTGCCTCGACCATCGTCCAGGTCCGCTTTGGCCTGCGCCCGCTGGGCGCGCTTGCGCGCGGCGGTCGGAACGGTGCGTACCGGCGAGAGCACGCGCATCGCCGGGCGCTATCCGCCCGATCTCGCCCCACTCGCCGGCGAGCTCAACCAATTGATCGACGCCAACCGTGAAATCTTGGAGCGCGCCCGGACCCAGGTCGGCAATCTCGCCCATGCGCTCAAGACGCCGCTCAGCGTGATGCAGAACGAGGCCGAGGCCGGGCAGGGCGCTTTATCCCAGACCATTCGGCATCAGACCGC
This sequence is a window from Bosea vestrisii. Protein-coding genes within it:
- a CDS encoding DUF2163 domain-containing protein, yielding MRTLSPALAAHVAGEATTLCRCWSLTRRDGAVLGFTDHDRDLSFDSTLFRANAGLEAAEAGSELGFATSGGEVLGALAASGLNEQDLSRGLYDDARVALWLVNWADSSQRTLLETGFVGEVKRSDMNFTAEVRGLGKAFDEERGRLYTASCSADLGDVRCGVMPGSSAATVAATDGRLSLTAPALSGYADGYFGGGRLVFSAGSNTGFATEIRSHRDDGGAVVLQLWQAAPQPIVVGDVFTAQAGCDKRFTTCRNKFGNGVNFRGFPHLPGNDFIIGGAGADDPGAGPFDGGSLFL
- a CDS encoding PepSY domain-containing protein; translation: MAMMLLDPNVAIFAFVIATASPVETVDSSPPITCLSAQETREAVSDGKVMQPVTASRHAREAAPGEVLRIRLCRQGDEFVYVVTTMKRDGRVARVTLDGASGKVADIR
- a CDS encoding response regulator transcription factor produces the protein MRLLVVEDDKDLNRQIVNALENAGYAVDKAFDGEEGLYLGETEPYDAVILDLGLPKVDGVAVLQGWRRAGKTMPVLILTARDRWSDKVSGFDAGADDYVVKPFHIEELLARVRALLRRAAGHATAELICGPVRLDTRASRVVVDGNPVKLTSHEYRLLAYLMHHQGRVVSRTELVEHLYDQDFDRDSNTIEVFVGRLRKKLGVDVIETVRGLGYIAAARAG
- a CDS encoding baseplate multidomain protein megatron is translated as MATLVLQVAGSVLGAAVGGPIGAMIGRSLGAIAGASLDQGLFGGGGGTRIVEGPRLKEIDGLASTEGAPIPRVYGRARLGGQLVWATRFEEEVTTTVTRTKSGGKGGQKAQKTYETTYSYYANLAIAICEGPIAFVRRIWADGREIDFNTVSLRIHRGFENQEADPLVAAKEAGAAPAYRGTAYVVFERFPLAGYGNRVPQFSFEVVRAVPGLGEMIRAVTLIPGASEFIYQPTLVNQEPEAGVTIAENRHQLHSATDIDGAIMHLLALCPYLRRISLVVSWFGDDLRAGSCTIAPRVEVVDKNTPDAPWSVAGLNRLTARIVSQSNGRPAYGGTPSDDSVVALIRRLRYVYGLEVVLYPFVMMDVPAGNALTDPNTGNAYQPPYPWRGRITCSPAAGRPGSPDGTATASSQVASFLGSATAADFSLDGDRVVCARPGEWSFRRAVLHAAMLAKAAGGVEGFIIGSELVGLTRVRGASGYYPMVNGLVALAAEVRAILPPSTKLTYAADWTEYGAHVRDGGQEVRFPLDPLWSSPHIDAIGIDYYAPLSDWRDTPDHADIGIARGPADVDYLRKRLTSGEGYDWYYADLSGRYAQARLPITDGAFGKPWVFRPKDLPNWWLNSHVERVAGAQIGATGWSPGSKPIWLTEIGLPAVDKGGNSPNIFPDPKSIDGGYPHFSTRARDDLVQARGLEAILSGFDPALPGFEPQRNPVAPSYGLRMVDPANAFVWTWDARPFPAFPDLTSVWADGTNYDTGHWVNGRLEGVTLDRLVRAILADYGLSAPDELAIDGFVDGYVLDRPISARQALEPLAQAFGFDALMSSGKLAFRGRAATIARALSADDFVLDRDGQPFELRRAQESELPRELRLVHIDGNDDYRQVTARSRRLAGAARRENAVELPVVTRRAEGQRLADQRLQEIWAGRETLELELSPRCVDLEAGDVISLDVADRPRLFRLTRISDGPTRRASARAVEPAIYRGAAAGAAEGGRPPKVTPRIAGRPDALILDLPIVREVPPPLQSLAAFADPWPGALAIWRAAEGMPFALMGVVAAPSIMGETLTELVPGPLWRTDRHASVEVRLRGGSLASVAPEAALAGDNALAFVNAAGEVEIATAARVELIGSRTFRLSQMVRGLGGSEAAAARTLAPGARVVVLDGAAVSLTTSLDDIGRHVRYRIGPPNADVAAASMRELVATAGTAPLRPLAPVQVRARRLPSGIALNWIRRSRFGGDSWETAEVPLGEDIERYRVTIRESGAPVRTVEVDAPAMVYEAAQELTDFGSPQATLDIELAQLSVVAGPGLLRRGLVTVR